The proteins below come from a single Triticum aestivum cultivar Chinese Spring chromosome 5D, IWGSC CS RefSeq v2.1, whole genome shotgun sequence genomic window:
- the LOC123123261 gene encoding uncharacterized protein, with product MPGLEEEMFVATIVARESKEEAAMATEVAPEPEEKTVVFPDWVMLNRFGRTHSHADLDAAREAANKKKTAVEVVTATGHRCFLSFALSDPPEVSYLDLEWPREGSVEPVAPSHLPAYPYVRATDEDLVLFEINIPRQPHDLPSDLFVYTAGRTPSVDQLPLYTEPMVSPFLMSKFDTGILRLPDNSYIVSDIKVYHKENGPDNYSMFVELYVFNSKTKEWKRFPKMPAPQPQDESNTQFPILWSTEEVLAFGHRFLCCVDYLSGVLLCDFSNLESPVLHFVPFPGGDGYSEKLQIMPFLGGKENAKKAQMAKCLAERFRRVSVSQGMMHFVRIDGWRPPLERIQGQQQPLQKITVWTLDIGDGSKFKWKIHWGINLDLLWAQDGFHALDIPRCLPQFPVVCANNPDALCCLLRKEELSGQPWMIMVDMNQEDLQPSTKYINQIFFSHLPLLPTVFSKYLVRPTVIPRDNKLKLAASSSEEIMPITGESLRLQCEFQDLKTDDPAWNRLLVGHTKDGICPECHGNVMG from the exons ATGCCCGGGCTGGAGGAGGAGATGTTCGTAGCCACCATAGTCGCGCGAGAGTCGAAGGAGGAGGCCGCCATGGCCACCGAAGTCGCGCCAGAGCCAGAGGAGAAGACCGTCGTCTTCCCCGATTGGGTGATGCTGAATCGCTTCGGCCGCACCCACAGCCATGCCGACCTAGACGCTGCACGTGAGGCGGCCAATAAGAAGAAGACCGCCGTTGAAGTCGTCACGGCCACCGGCCACCGCTGCTTCTTGTCCTTCGCCCTCTCGGATCCTCCAGAGGTCTCTTACCTCGATCTCGAGTGGCCGCGGGAAGGCTCAGTCGAACCCGTGGCCCCCTCCCACCTGCCCGCGTATCCCTACGTCCGGGCAACTGACGAGGACCTCGTCCTCTTCGAAATCAACATCCCAAGACAGCCCCACGACTTGCCGTCAGATCTGTTCGTCTACACAGCTGGTCGTACCCCCTCGGTGGATCAGCTCCCTCTGTACACTGAGCCCATGGTAAGCCCGTTTCTGATGTCAAAATTCGACACAGGCATCCTGCGCCTCCCGGACAACAGCTACATCGTTTCCGACATCAAGGTCTACCATAAAGAGAATGGCCCTGACAATTATTCCATGTTTGTCGAGCTCTACGTCTTCAACTCCAAGACCAAAGAGTGGAAACGCTTCCCCAAGATGCCTGCCCCCCAGCCGCAAGACGAGAGCAATACCCAGTTCCCCATCCTCTGGTCAACTGAGGAGGTGCTTGCTTTCGGCCACAGGTTCCTCTGCTGTGTCGACTACTTGAGCGGTGTCCTGCTATGCGACTTCTCCAATTTAGAGTCCCCGGTGCTCCACTTCGTGCCTTTCCCTGGAGGAGATGGGTACTCTGAGAAGCTACAGATCATGCCTTTCCTTGGAGGAAAAGAGAACGCTAAGAAGGCACAGATGGCAAAGTGCTTAGCGGAGAGATTCCGACGTGTGTCCGTCAGCCAAGGCATGATGCACTTTGTCCGCATTGATGGCTGGCGTCCGCCTCTTGAGAGAATCCAAGGGCAGCAGCAGCCTCTCCAAAAGATCACAGTATGGACTTTGGATATCGGGGATGGTAGCAAGTTCAAGTGGAAGATTCATTGGGGGATCAACCTGGATCTTCTCTGGGCGCAAGATGGTTTCCATGCTCTGGACATACCTCGCTGTCTTCCCCAGTTCCCAGTCGTCTGTGCGAACAATCCGGACGCCCTATGCTGCCTGTTGAGGAAAGAGGAACTTTCTGGACAGCCGTGGATGATCATGGTTGACATGAACCAGGAAGATCTGCAGCCATCTACTAAATATATCAATCAAATCTTCTTTTCTCATCTGCCCCTACTTCCAACTGTCTTCTCCAAATACCTTGTAAGGCCAACAG TGATACCCCGGGACAACAAGCTCAAGCTCGCAGCTAGCTCTTCAGAGGAGATTATGCCCATAACTGGAGAAAGCTTAAGGTTGCAATGTGAATTCCAAGACCTGAAAACTGATGACCCGGCTTGGAACCGTCTTCTGGTTGGTCACACAAAAGATGGTATTTGTCCTGAATGTCATGGGAATGTCATGGGATGA